In Helianthus annuus cultivar XRQ/B chromosome 9, HanXRQr2.0-SUNRISE, whole genome shotgun sequence, the following are encoded in one genomic region:
- the LOC110877420 gene encoding CBL-interacting serine/threonine-protein kinase 6, whose product MMAPQEKNTCVLHGKYELGRQLGHGTFAKVYHAKNVHTKKSVAMKVVGKEKVIQVGMMEQIKREISVMKMVRHPNIVELYEVMASKSKIYFAMELVRGGELFGKIAKGRLREDVARSYFQQLISAVDFCHSRGVYHRDLKPENLLLDEEGNLKVTDFGLSAFCDHLRQDGLLHTTCGTPAYVAPEILGKKGYDGAKADIWSCGVILYVLLAGFLPFQDENIVSMYRKIYRGDFKCPPWFSSDARRLITKLLDPNPKSRLSISKIMDSPWFKKSSPKNTKFVIEDDGVQIVQSKGFEAKTLNAFHIISLSEGFDLSPLFEEKKREEKEEMRFATMEPATAVVSKLEEVAKSVKFSVKKSSDDSSLRLQGHEVGRKGKLGIAAEIFAVTPSFLVVEVKKCSGDTLEYNQFCSKELRPALSDIVWRSATGESFPA is encoded by the exons ATGATGGCACCCCAAGAGAAAAACACCTGCGTGCTACATGGCAAATATGAGCTCGGCCGGCAGCTAGGACACGGCACTTTCGCAAAAGTTTACCACGCGAAAAACGTGCATACTAAAAAAAGCGTGGCAATGAAAGTAGTCGGAAAAGAGAAGGTAATTCAGGTAGGAATGATGGAGCAGATAAAACGAGAGATTTCGGTTATGAAAATGGTGCGGCATCCGAACATAGTCGAGCTGTATGAGGTCATGGCGAGTAAATCTAAGATCTATTTCGCCATGGAGCTTGTTAGAGGTGGTGAATTGTTCGGTAAAATTGCGAAAGGGCGGTTAAGGGAGGATGTTGCTAGAAGTTACTTCCAGCAGTTGATATCCGCGGTCGATTTTTGTCATAGCCGCGGTGTGTATCACCGCGATCTGAAGCCGGAAAACTTGTTGTTAGATGAAGAAGGGAATTTGAAAGTGACGGATTTTGGACTCAGTGCTTTTTGCGATCATCTCAG GCAGGACGGATTGCTACACACAACCTGCGGAACTCCGGCGTACGTCGCACCAGAAATACTCGGAAAAAAAGGATACGACGGAGCAAAAGCCGACATCTGGTCATGCGGAGTCATCCTCTACGTCCTCCTCGCCGGATTCCTACCATTCCAGGACGAAAACATCGTCTCAATGTATCGAAAGATCTACCGTGGCGACTTCAAGTGTCCGCCTTGGTTCTCATCAGACGCACGCAGACTAATAACAAAACTACTTGATCCGAATCCAAAATCTAGGTTATCTATCTCCAAAATCATGGACTCTCCATGGTTCAAAAAATCCTCACCTAAAAACACAAAGTTTGTTATCGAAGACGATGGAGTACAAATAGTACAATCGAAAGGATTCGAAGCGAAAACGTTGAATGCGTTCCACATTATTTCGTTATCGGAAGGATTCGATTTGTCACCTTTGTTTGAAGAGAAAAAAAGAGAGGAAAAGGAGGAAATGAGATTTGCTACTATGGAGCCAGCGACCGCGGTGGTGTCGAAGCTGGAGGAGGTGGCGAAATCGGTGAAGTTTAGCGTCAAAAAGAGCAGCGATGACAGCAGTTTGCGCTTGCAG GGGCATGAAGTTGGAAGGAAAGGGAAGTTAGGGATAGCGGCGGAGATATTCGCTGTTACGCCGTCGTTTCTGGTGGTGGAAGTAAAGAAGTGTAGTGGTGATACATTGGAGTATAACCAGTTCTGTAGTAAAGAGCTCCGGCCGGCGCTTAGTGACATTGTTTGGAGGTCTGCCACCGGCGAGTCTTTTCCGGCGTAA